From the genome of Pantoea alfalfae, one region includes:
- a CDS encoding PP2C family protein-serine/threonine phosphatase translates to MKIVFASRCQQGLRDENQDRTGAELDERKACFVVCDGVAGLPGGEMAAQLVRDTLLSQIQAHTDFTPEITHQAIEQCRLALHEAQGKNPKYSRMSTTLAALFIDRQKQRAWWAHAGDSRVYHFRRGVLHEVTRDHSLAQQLKEAGYENTGINSNLLYNALGAEPPRLVSFSQEIALEDGDAFLVCTDGFWLNLTSSEMEQALRMVNACEEWLALMEQAVSRNVKKDNLSALAVWIGEPEEATLLYSLADSARFLPPRF, encoded by the coding sequence ATGAAAATCGTTTTTGCCAGCCGCTGCCAGCAGGGGCTACGCGATGAGAATCAGGATCGCACGGGTGCCGAGCTGGATGAGCGAAAAGCCTGTTTTGTGGTCTGCGATGGCGTGGCCGGTCTACCCGGTGGCGAGATGGCGGCACAGCTGGTGCGCGACACCCTGCTGAGCCAGATACAGGCGCACACCGACTTTACGCCGGAAATCACCCATCAGGCGATCGAGCAGTGCCGCTTAGCGCTGCATGAGGCACAGGGTAAAAATCCGAAATATTCCCGCATGAGCACCACGCTGGCAGCCCTGTTTATTGACCGCCAGAAACAGCGTGCATGGTGGGCGCATGCCGGTGACAGCCGGGTTTACCACTTCCGACGGGGCGTGCTTCACGAGGTGACCCGGGACCACAGTCTGGCCCAGCAGCTGAAAGAAGCGGGCTATGAAAATACCGGCATTAACAGTAATTTACTCTATAATGCGCTCGGCGCTGAGCCGCCTCGCTTAGTCAGCTTTTCGCAGGAGATTGCGCTGGAGGATGGGGACGCTTTTCTGGTCTGCACCGATGGCTTCTGGCTGAATCTGACCAGTAGTGAAATGGAACAGGCGCTGCGCATGGTAAATGCCTGCGAAGAGTGGCTGGCTCTGATGGAACAGGCGGTGAGCCGCAACGTTAAAAAAGATAATCTCAGCGCACTGGCGGTCTGGATTGGTGAGCCGGAGGAGGCAACACTGCTCTATTCACTGGCTGATTCGGCGCGCTTTCTGCCGCCTCGTTTTTGA
- the tssM gene encoding type VI secretion system membrane subunit TssM, whose protein sequence is MRASLRLLLTHRLLWSFIGVTALSCLVWMLGPFWTWGESRPLEPVLPRQLTVSALYFLWILFQLIPSLYRAWFNSRLLTQLQLAGNDDPAERQMTEERLNQRFSEAAMQLKRTQFGRRHNGNLLSRFNANYLYQLPWYLVMGAPGAGKTTALFNAGLDFPLTDTLGKQAIRGVGGTRNCDWWFTDSAVLIDTAGRYALQESQRVRDAAEWHSFINLLKRYRTRQPINGVIMTISVADLLSDSAEARFAQASALRERMAELHQQTGIHFPVYVMVTKTDLLKGFMSYFGNIDKARRDAIWGFTFNRETTRPHRDDWHRHFGQQFQRLEEQLQQQLAEQMTQERDLNERAECFLFPQEFASLRPLLNEYLDIVFSDHQDAVAWSPRGLFFTSGTQEGLPFDRVMGELSRKLQLRQAGEHSIAAWDSVNRNSPIPGNKGQSFFIRDLLSDLVFKESGLAGSNRRWEYRNQLFHWIGYGVLAGALLIASSLWGISYYQNQHYLQQVAARVPAIREQSQQVIHQPADNIFDLLPFLNNLVKLPLSERFSLDNPPLTMRAGLYRGSQVSDAAWVLYQNALKSLLLPRVAQQITNILRNDPGDDNAYSRNALRAYQMLYQPRNYDGEFLRAWLLQNLQRSLPDTVSARDLQQLDWHLSQLLDQQIQSSPYARDNALMMRKLADNLKIAGQAGSVLAAAPLHPAARSHSQSE, encoded by the coding sequence ATGCGCGCTTCCCTTCGCCTGCTGTTAACGCATCGCCTGCTGTGGAGCTTTATTGGCGTCACGGCGCTGAGCTGTCTGGTCTGGATGCTGGGGCCGTTCTGGACATGGGGCGAGTCGCGTCCCCTGGAACCGGTGCTGCCTCGCCAGCTCACCGTGAGCGCGCTCTATTTTCTCTGGATCCTGTTCCAGCTAATCCCGTCGCTTTATCGTGCCTGGTTTAACAGCCGCTTACTGACCCAGCTTCAACTGGCGGGCAACGACGATCCGGCGGAACGTCAGATGACGGAGGAGCGGCTTAATCAGCGCTTCAGCGAAGCGGCGATGCAGCTGAAACGCACCCAGTTTGGCCGTCGTCACAACGGCAATCTGCTCTCGCGCTTTAATGCTAATTATCTCTACCAGTTGCCCTGGTATCTGGTGATGGGTGCGCCCGGTGCCGGTAAAACCACCGCGCTGTTTAATGCGGGCCTCGATTTCCCGCTTACCGATACGCTGGGTAAACAGGCGATTCGTGGCGTCGGCGGCACCCGCAACTGCGACTGGTGGTTTACCGACAGCGCGGTGCTGATTGATACTGCAGGGCGGTATGCGCTGCAGGAGAGCCAGCGCGTGCGCGATGCCGCGGAGTGGCACAGTTTTATCAATCTGCTGAAACGCTATCGTACCCGCCAGCCGATTAACGGTGTCATCATGACCATCAGTGTGGCCGATCTGCTGAGCGATTCTGCCGAAGCGCGTTTTGCCCAGGCCAGTGCGCTGCGTGAGCGCATGGCGGAACTGCATCAGCAGACAGGCATTCACTTCCCGGTCTATGTGATGGTCACCAAAACTGATTTGCTGAAAGGCTTTATGAGCTACTTCGGCAACATTGATAAAGCGCGGCGTGACGCTATCTGGGGCTTTACGTTTAACCGGGAGACGACCAGGCCGCATAGAGATGACTGGCATCGTCATTTTGGCCAGCAATTTCAGCGGCTGGAAGAGCAGCTACAGCAGCAGCTGGCGGAGCAGATGACTCAGGAGCGCGACCTGAATGAGCGCGCTGAATGCTTCCTCTTCCCGCAGGAGTTCGCCTCACTGCGCCCGCTGCTGAACGAGTATCTCGATATCGTCTTTTCTGATCATCAGGATGCCGTCGCCTGGAGCCCGCGCGGCCTCTTCTTTACCAGCGGCACGCAGGAAGGCCTGCCGTTTGATCGGGTGATGGGTGAACTGAGCCGTAAACTGCAATTACGTCAGGCGGGCGAACATTCGATTGCCGCCTGGGACAGCGTTAATCGCAACAGTCCGATTCCCGGCAACAAAGGCCAGAGCTTCTTTATTCGTGACCTGTTGAGCGATCTGGTCTTTAAAGAGAGCGGGCTGGCGGGCAGTAATCGCCGCTGGGAGTATCGCAATCAGCTGTTCCACTGGATTGGCTACGGCGTGCTGGCAGGCGCGCTGTTAATCGCCTCCAGCCTGTGGGGCATCAGCTACTACCAGAATCAGCACTATCTGCAGCAGGTGGCCGCGCGCGTACCCGCCATTCGTGAGCAGAGTCAGCAGGTGATTCATCAGCCTGCTGATAATATTTTTGATCTGCTACCCTTTCTTAACAACCTGGTGAAGCTGCCGCTGTCGGAACGTTTTTCTCTCGATAATCCGCCGCTTACTATGCGGGCTGGCTTATATCGCGGCAGTCAGGTCAGCGATGCCGCCTGGGTGCTTTATCAAAATGCGCTTAAGTCTTTGCTGCTGCCGCGCGTGGCGCAGCAGATCACCAACATTCTGCGAAACGATCCGGGTGATGATAACGCCTACAGCCGCAATGCGCTGCGCGCCTATCAGATGCTCTATCAACCGCGCAATTACGATGGCGAATTTTTACGGGCATGGCTGCTGCAAAACTTACAGCGCTCGCTGCCCGATACGGTAAGCGCCCGCGATCTGCAGCAGCTCGACTGGCACCTGAGCCAGCTGCTGGATCAGCAGATTCAGTCATCGCCTTATGCGCGTGACAATGCACTGATGATGCGCAAGCTGGCAGACAATCTTAAAATCGCGGGCCAGGCGGGCAGCGTGCTGGCGGCAGCACCGCTGCACCCGGCCGCGCGATCACACTCGCAAAGCGAGTAA
- a CDS encoding nitrate regulatory protein, producing MDALTWLQASRDSDIASLQRLLETGELMAAVSELVHRLQRERGANNLWICSGGTLFSAERHARQQEVSAGLHHFYQALPHAIAQPGFSRFCNLIAAALQALEGLPALRQQISQHERDQAAAMAAFNQVIRTLLNLVFEAADTASDPGISRALIALFSFMQGKELAGQERAIGSAGFAAGHFTPEQRSQMVALIAAQEQSFTTFREFADGVACASWQPLSQASRDIERLRRIACTGSQYDETGALEWFSLLSDRLDQMKTLEDALTATLMQRCREAIEQAQQQAASPVVRGDSNFSLYVSGADWLPGAAALNSDGLAPQLGRSVLSLIGEQSQRLQQQADELASMRASLDERRVIDQAKHWLMKQQGFSEEAAWQALRKSAMNQNKRVLEIAQAVLAVAKTLSN from the coding sequence ATGGATGCCCTGACCTGGCTGCAGGCCTCGCGTGACAGCGATATTGCCAGCCTGCAACGGCTGCTTGAAACCGGCGAGCTGATGGCCGCCGTCAGTGAGCTGGTTCATCGGCTGCAGCGGGAACGCGGCGCAAACAATCTCTGGATCTGCTCCGGTGGCACGCTCTTCAGCGCCGAGCGCCACGCCCGTCAGCAGGAGGTCAGCGCCGGCCTGCACCATTTTTACCAGGCGCTGCCGCACGCCATAGCACAGCCCGGTTTCAGTCGTTTCTGCAACCTGATTGCCGCCGCCCTGCAGGCACTGGAGGGACTGCCCGCGCTGCGTCAGCAAATCAGCCAGCATGAGCGGGATCAGGCTGCGGCGATGGCGGCGTTTAATCAGGTGATCCGCACCTTACTCAATCTGGTGTTTGAGGCAGCCGACACCGCCAGCGATCCCGGTATCTCGCGTGCACTTATCGCGCTGTTCAGTTTTATGCAGGGCAAAGAGCTGGCAGGACAGGAGCGGGCCATCGGCTCCGCGGGCTTTGCGGCGGGGCACTTCACGCCTGAGCAGCGCAGCCAGATGGTGGCGCTGATTGCGGCTCAGGAGCAAAGCTTTACCACCTTCCGGGAGTTTGCCGACGGCGTCGCCTGTGCAAGCTGGCAGCCGCTGTCTCAGGCCAGCCGGGATATCGAACGGCTGCGGCGCATCGCCTGCACCGGTAGCCAGTATGATGAAACCGGCGCACTGGAGTGGTTTTCTCTGCTCTCCGATCGGCTGGACCAGATGAAAACCCTGGAGGATGCCCTGACGGCCACGCTGATGCAGCGTTGTCGTGAGGCGATTGAGCAGGCGCAGCAGCAGGCGGCATCGCCGGTCGTTCGGGGCGACAGCAACTTCTCGCTCTACGTCTCGGGAGCTGACTGGCTGCCCGGCGCGGCTGCGCTCAACAGTGACGGTCTGGCCCCGCAACTTGGACGGTCGGTGCTGTCGCTGATTGGTGAGCAGTCACAGCGCCTGCAGCAGCAGGCGGATGAGCTGGCATCAATGCGCGCTTCACTTGACGAGCGACGGGTGATCGATCAGGCCAAGCACTGGCTGATGAAGCAGCAGGGTTTCAGCGAAGAGGCCGCCTGGCAGGCGCTGCGCAAAAGTGCGATGAACCAGAACAAACGGGTACTGGAGATCGCGCAGGCGGTGCTGGCGGTGGCGAAAACCCTGAGCAACTAA
- the icmH gene encoding type IVB secretion system protein IcmH/DotU: MTVESPAREATPSGNENLLLQAAAPLLNAVVQIRQAATHDDPAGLRQSLIDEIRQFEQRCKQAGLPFEMIIGARYCICSALDEAAAQTPWGTRGVWSGNGMLVTFHNESWGGEKFFQLLSRISQSPQQHLWLLEVVQYCLLLGYEGRYRGSENGRAQCDGIRKRLKSLIDETRAQRQTPQPPLVEVHPLVSTLARPMVPLWACAMLVALIGCLIYSGLNWRLGNAAEPLLRTIYQTPLPQITAGRRPSSPQALLDLRQRLNDVIAAGQLEVSDGAFGSKVIIPADKLFAEQGTVINPVGRALLARVSTAMKDVKGTILVSVFTDDHPVDNSRFASSYEFSFARARAITQLLQLQLEDGHTVRSEGRGDSDPLLPNDSSENRTRNRRVEITLFAAPETLSNHQGAQ; the protein is encoded by the coding sequence ATGACTGTGGAATCCCCTGCGCGTGAGGCGACCCCCTCGGGCAATGAGAATCTATTACTTCAGGCTGCGGCGCCACTGCTGAATGCGGTGGTGCAAATTCGTCAGGCAGCCACCCATGATGACCCTGCGGGTCTGCGCCAGTCTCTGATCGATGAAATTCGCCAGTTTGAACAACGCTGTAAACAGGCAGGGCTGCCGTTTGAGATGATTATCGGCGCGCGTTACTGCATCTGCAGCGCGCTGGACGAAGCCGCGGCGCAAACCCCCTGGGGCACGCGTGGCGTCTGGTCGGGCAACGGCATGCTGGTGACCTTTCACAATGAAAGCTGGGGCGGCGAGAAATTCTTTCAGCTGCTGTCGCGCATTTCACAAAGTCCGCAACAACACCTCTGGCTGCTGGAAGTGGTGCAATATTGCCTGCTGCTGGGCTATGAAGGCCGCTATCGCGGCAGTGAAAATGGCCGCGCCCAGTGCGACGGTATCCGTAAGCGCCTGAAAAGCCTGATTGACGAGACGCGCGCCCAGCGCCAGACCCCGCAACCCCCGCTGGTCGAGGTGCATCCGCTGGTCAGTACCCTCGCCCGCCCGATGGTGCCGCTCTGGGCCTGCGCCATGCTGGTCGCGCTCATCGGCTGCCTGATCTACAGCGGCCTGAACTGGCGGCTCGGCAACGCTGCCGAACCGCTGCTGCGCACCATCTATCAGACCCCGCTGCCGCAGATTACTGCGGGCCGCCGTCCCTCTTCTCCGCAGGCGCTGCTCGATCTGCGTCAGCGACTGAACGATGTGATCGCTGCCGGACAGCTCGAAGTCAGCGATGGTGCCTTTGGCAGTAAAGTGATTATTCCCGCAGACAAATTGTTTGCCGAGCAAGGCACGGTGATTAACCCGGTGGGCCGCGCGCTGCTGGCCCGCGTCTCAACTGCGATGAAAGATGTCAAAGGCACCATTCTGGTGTCCGTGTTTACCGACGATCATCCGGTGGATAACAGCCGTTTTGCCTCCAGCTATGAGTTCTCATTCGCCCGCGCCCGTGCCATCACCCAGCTGCTGCAGCTGCAGCTGGAGGACGGTCATACGGTACGCTCTGAAGGCCGTGGTGACAGCGACCCGCTGCTGCCCAACGACAGCAGCGAAAACCGGACCCGCAACCGCCGCGTTGAGATCACCCTGTTTGCCGCGCCTGAAACGCTCAGTAATCATCAAGGAGCACAATAA
- a CDS encoding gamma-glutamylcyclotransferase: MLTREFLLRADCKTSFGDIDETLLWSCEQRAASLAATLACRPDHSPVWIFGYGSLMWNPIFEADEVASGSLEGWHRAFCLRLIAGRGTATHPGRMLALKQGGRTTGLAFRLPEARLHEELTLLWKREMITGCYLPTWCELQLEDGRSVTALTFIMDPRHPLYESDSCPEAIAPLIAAASGPLGSNAQYLFALEEELTRRGMEEESLSRLAHQVRTLQQSCLRQA, translated from the coding sequence TTGCTTACCCGGGAATTTCTATTAAGAGCGGATTGTAAAACGTCATTCGGGGATATCGATGAGACGCTGCTCTGGAGTTGCGAGCAGCGCGCGGCTTCGCTGGCAGCCACGCTGGCCTGCCGTCCCGATCACAGCCCGGTCTGGATCTTCGGATACGGCTCGCTGATGTGGAACCCGATTTTTGAGGCGGATGAAGTCGCATCCGGTTCGCTGGAGGGCTGGCATCGTGCTTTCTGCCTGCGGCTGATTGCCGGACGCGGCACCGCCACGCATCCCGGCCGCATGCTGGCACTGAAGCAGGGTGGCCGCACCACGGGACTGGCATTTCGTCTGCCGGAAGCGCGGTTACATGAAGAACTGACGCTGCTGTGGAAGCGTGAGATGATTACTGGCTGTTATTTACCAACATGGTGTGAGTTACAGCTGGAGGATGGCCGCAGCGTCACTGCGCTGACCTTCATTATGGACCCGCGCCATCCGCTTTATGAATCGGACTCCTGCCCGGAGGCAATTGCGCCTTTAATTGCCGCAGCCAGCGGCCCACTGGGATCGAATGCACAGTATCTGTTTGCGCTGGAAGAAGAACTGACCCGGCGCGGTATGGAAGAAGAGAGTCTGAGCCGACTGGCGCATCAGGTGCGGACGCTGCAGCAATCCTGCCTCAGGCAGGCCTGA
- a CDS encoding CmpA/NrtA family ABC transporter substrate-binding protein, with amino-acid sequence MSKTPFSLTRRQALISGAALGAAWIVPGLRNAVWAAGSDAPEKAQVRVGFIPLTDCAPVVMASVKGFDKKYGLTLQVSKEASWAAVRDKLTSGELDAAHVLYGMIYALQLGVAGPQHDMANLMTLNHNGQAITLSNQLKAGGVTDAASLKKAVDGSPKGSLTFAHTFPTSTHAMWLYYWLANAGIHPFDDVRTVVVPPPQMVMNMKIGNMSGFCVGEPWNQRAISDNIGFTAATSQQIWPEHPEKVLGTRAQWVKENPHTARALTAAVLEAARWIDASDNNRRETAQVLAGRAWINTKVETLQGRMLGQYQNGLGQSWQDAHPMRFFDNGNVSFPWLSDGMWFLTQMKRWGLLASDPDYLAVARQINRIDIYKQAASAVGQMALPASEMRSSTLIDGKVWDGSNPAAYAASFAIKR; translated from the coding sequence ATGAGCAAAACGCCATTTTCACTGACACGACGTCAGGCGCTGATCTCCGGTGCGGCGCTGGGTGCGGCCTGGATCGTGCCGGGATTACGAAATGCAGTCTGGGCAGCCGGCTCCGATGCGCCAGAAAAGGCGCAGGTGCGGGTCGGCTTTATTCCACTCACCGACTGCGCGCCGGTCGTCATGGCGTCAGTAAAAGGCTTCGACAAAAAGTATGGCCTGACATTGCAGGTCAGCAAAGAGGCGAGCTGGGCAGCGGTGCGCGACAAACTGACCTCCGGCGAACTGGATGCGGCGCATGTGCTTTACGGCATGATCTACGCGCTGCAGCTGGGTGTGGCGGGGCCGCAGCACGATATGGCAAACCTGATGACGCTTAACCACAACGGCCAGGCGATCACCCTGTCGAACCAGCTCAAGGCAGGCGGCGTCACCGATGCGGCCAGCCTGAAAAAAGCCGTTGATGGCAGTCCGAAAGGCAGCCTGACCTTCGCCCATACCTTTCCTACCAGTACGCACGCCATGTGGCTCTACTACTGGCTCGCCAATGCCGGCATTCATCCGTTTGACGATGTGCGCACCGTGGTCGTGCCGCCGCCCCAGATGGTGATGAACATGAAGATTGGCAACATGAGCGGTTTCTGCGTCGGTGAGCCGTGGAACCAGCGTGCCATCAGCGACAACATCGGTTTTACCGCTGCGACCAGCCAGCAGATCTGGCCGGAGCATCCGGAAAAAGTGCTAGGCACCCGCGCGCAGTGGGTGAAAGAGAACCCTCATACTGCCCGTGCGCTCACTGCTGCCGTACTGGAGGCGGCGCGCTGGATCGATGCCTCAGACAATAACCGCCGTGAAACCGCGCAGGTGTTAGCCGGTCGCGCCTGGATCAACACCAAAGTGGAGACGCTGCAGGGGCGGATGCTTGGTCAGTATCAGAACGGGCTGGGACAGTCGTGGCAGGACGCGCATCCGATGCGCTTCTTCGACAACGGCAACGTCAGTTTTCCGTGGCTCTCCGACGGGATGTGGTTCCTGACCCAGATGAAACGCTGGGGACTGCTGGCCAGCGATCCCGATTACCTCGCCGTGGCCCGCCAGATCAACCGCATCGACATCTACAAACAGGCCGCCAGCGCCGTCGGGCAGATGGCACTGCCCGCCAGTGAGATGCGCAGCAGCACCCTGATCGACGGCAAAGTCTGGGATGGCAGCAATCCTGCCGCCTATGCCGCCAGTTTCGCCATCAAACGTTAA
- the tagH gene encoding type VI secretion system-associated FHA domain protein TagH, whose translation MQFTIVQCTTDVPVRSVAFQPPGGTIGRSQDNDLVLPDETRAISRLQALVHLSHDGECRLTNQGSVTPVEHNGITLGRGMQVLLKHGDALRIGEYALEVRDPACQNAQSDPLALFAGDSAQPANPLGIHEHHEVEDRLLVNDVPPSRHERHSDARLAIEPQASEPRRALAAQPVDQDRLIAALLDGMGLSNGHATPVDEEQMRITGRMLSLFSQGTVALLSSRSILKRGVKADMTMILNEANNPFKILPSGKTVLMQMYQSQMPGFMPPEQAVRDALVDLQAHQLGMIAGIRAIIAAMLQSFNPQRLEEQARADGLVSKLPFSTAKKAALWDYFMRNYQRTAGEIEDDFHTLFGEAFLHAYDMEVNQYKDSQTRVDDA comes from the coding sequence ATGCAATTTACCATCGTGCAATGCACTACGGATGTTCCGGTCAGAAGCGTCGCGTTTCAACCGCCTGGCGGCACCATCGGCCGCAGTCAGGACAACGATCTGGTGCTGCCGGATGAGACGCGGGCTATTTCGCGCCTGCAGGCGCTGGTTCACCTGTCGCATGACGGGGAGTGCCGGCTGACCAACCAGGGCAGCGTAACGCCGGTCGAGCATAACGGCATTACGCTGGGTCGCGGCATGCAGGTGCTGCTTAAGCACGGCGACGCATTGCGTATCGGTGAGTATGCGCTCGAAGTGCGCGATCCCGCCTGCCAGAACGCGCAGAGCGATCCGCTGGCGCTGTTTGCGGGTGACAGCGCCCAGCCCGCGAATCCTTTGGGCATTCACGAACATCACGAGGTTGAGGATCGGCTGCTGGTCAACGACGTGCCGCCTTCACGTCACGAGCGTCACAGTGATGCGCGGCTGGCGATCGAGCCGCAGGCCAGTGAGCCACGCCGGGCGCTGGCGGCACAGCCGGTGGATCAGGATCGGCTAATCGCCGCCCTGCTGGACGGCATGGGGCTGAGCAACGGCCACGCCACACCGGTTGACGAAGAGCAGATGCGCATTACCGGCCGGATGCTGAGCCTCTTTTCTCAGGGCACCGTGGCCCTGCTCTCATCACGTTCCATTCTCAAACGGGGCGTGAAAGCGGACATGACCATGATTCTGAATGAGGCCAACAACCCGTTCAAAATCCTGCCCTCCGGCAAAACCGTGCTGATGCAGATGTATCAGAGTCAGATGCCCGGATTTATGCCGCCGGAACAGGCAGTGCGCGATGCGCTGGTCGATCTGCAGGCCCACCAGCTGGGCATGATTGCCGGCATTCGCGCCATTATCGCGGCGATGTTGCAATCCTTTAATCCGCAGCGGCTGGAGGAGCAGGCGCGCGCCGATGGTCTGGTGTCAAAACTGCCGTTTTCCACCGCGAAGAAAGCGGCGCTATGGGACTACTTCATGCGTAATTACCAGCGTACTGCCGGTGAGATCGAAGATGATTTCCATACGCTGTTTGGCGAAGCTTTCCTTCATGCCTATGACATGGAAGTGAATCAGTATAAAGATTCTCAGACGCGGGTGGACGACGCATGA
- the tagF gene encoding type VI secretion system-associated protein TagF: MAAYTAPGWYGKLPSTGDFLHRRLSEQQISPWNHWFQQGLMHWHQQAWSYSANFLHAPVWNFVLPVTATRPHVQMGCLLPSCDRVGRAWPLLALHSFPLAQWHPAQLTISGDWFQDLGVTLLRAVQTPLNGEQLEQQIQALPPLLVPARKPSEIMDVIGFQDLPCTLSWREVAERFDPQQHMSYWWSNRSDGFAHATHKHSGNLTAQLFSLLFNPAAGAQPGRNGLYPPMFE, translated from the coding sequence ATGGCTGCTTACACCGCCCCCGGCTGGTATGGCAAGCTGCCGTCGACCGGTGACTTTCTGCACCGTCGTCTGAGTGAGCAACAGATTAGCCCGTGGAATCACTGGTTCCAGCAGGGATTAATGCACTGGCATCAGCAGGCCTGGTCATACAGCGCGAACTTTCTTCACGCGCCGGTATGGAACTTTGTCCTGCCGGTGACCGCGACCCGGCCACACGTACAGATGGGCTGTCTGTTGCCCTCCTGTGACCGCGTCGGGCGCGCCTGGCCGCTGCTGGCACTGCACAGCTTTCCGCTGGCACAGTGGCATCCGGCTCAGCTGACCATCTCCGGTGACTGGTTTCAGGATCTGGGCGTGACCCTGTTACGGGCGGTTCAGACGCCGCTGAACGGCGAGCAGTTAGAGCAGCAGATCCAGGCGCTGCCGCCGCTGCTGGTGCCCGCCAGGAAGCCCTCTGAGATTATGGATGTGATCGGTTTTCAGGATCTGCCCTGCACGCTGAGCTGGCGTGAAGTGGCCGAACGTTTCGACCCTCAGCAGCATATGAGCTACTGGTGGAGTAATCGCAGTGATGGTTTTGCCCATGCGACCCACAAGCACAGCGGCAACCTCACGGCGCAACTGTTTTCGTTACTGTTTAACCCGGCGGCAGGTGCACAGCCGGGACGTAATGGCCTCTATCCTCCGATGTTCGAGTGA
- a CDS encoding serine/threonine protein kinase has protein sequence MSANDNPKTVPNALPDGYRFNEFEIKEVIGGGGFGIVYRAWDHQLERTIAIKEYMPVSLAVRAADLTLELRGERFQKLFNAGLTSFIQEARLLARFNHPGLLHVLRFWEQNGTAYMGTLYYSGMTLKEWQLTSPASISEAWIRRLLPPLLGAISTIHQAGYLHRDISLDNIQIQENQLPVLLDFGSARKEIGNLSDETEIMLKPGFAPIEQYSEEGEVEQGPWTDIYALGAVLHSLITGNPPPVSVVRCIEDNYQPLVERQPEGYSLPLLHAIDCALAMKPGDRPQTIDAFAALIDLPVSDVEAVVNSFPVPGEPPALPVEEPVEAAPPVVMAMNHAAASAEPVTPRTVRRLSPGLLGLAAVALLAVVVTVWLANRHSATPDVVNNPAAATQAPASTPPAAAVPAALATVYLKLESGESVVLNGQPVEVKPGSSGFAALNLAAGQYKIDVKNGSELHTQSLTIDKPGTWLINPGN, from the coding sequence ATGTCGGCTAATGATAATCCGAAAACCGTTCCGAATGCCCTGCCTGACGGATACCGTTTCAATGAATTTGAGATCAAGGAAGTGATCGGAGGCGGCGGCTTCGGCATCGTCTATCGCGCGTGGGATCACCAGCTTGAACGTACTATTGCCATTAAAGAGTATATGCCTGTGTCGCTGGCTGTCCGTGCCGCCGACTTAACGCTGGAGCTGCGCGGTGAACGTTTCCAGAAGCTATTTAATGCCGGGCTGACCAGTTTTATTCAGGAAGCGCGTCTGCTGGCCCGCTTTAATCATCCCGGCCTGCTGCACGTGCTGCGCTTCTGGGAACAGAACGGCACGGCCTATATGGGCACGCTTTACTACAGCGGGATGACGCTGAAAGAGTGGCAGCTGACCAGCCCGGCCTCGATCTCTGAAGCCTGGATCCGTCGCCTGCTGCCGCCGCTCCTTGGGGCCATCAGCACTATTCATCAGGCCGGCTATCTGCATCGTGACATCTCGCTCGACAATATCCAGATTCAGGAGAACCAGCTGCCGGTACTGCTGGATTTCGGCTCGGCGCGTAAAGAGATTGGCAACCTCTCTGATGAAACCGAAATCATGCTTAAACCTGGCTTTGCGCCGATTGAGCAGTACAGCGAAGAAGGTGAAGTCGAACAGGGACCGTGGACCGATATTTACGCGCTGGGCGCGGTGCTGCATAGCCTGATTACCGGCAATCCACCGCCAGTGAGTGTGGTGCGCTGTATTGAAGATAATTATCAGCCGCTGGTGGAACGTCAGCCAGAAGGCTACTCGCTGCCGCTGCTGCATGCCATTGACTGCGCGCTGGCCATGAAACCCGGCGATCGTCCGCAAACGATTGACGCCTTTGCGGCACTGATTGATCTGCCGGTCAGTGATGTGGAAGCCGTGGTAAACAGCTTCCCGGTGCCGGGCGAGCCGCCCGCGCTGCCCGTCGAGGAGCCGGTTGAAGCGGCTCCGCCGGTGGTGATGGCGATGAATCATGCTGCGGCGTCAGCGGAGCCGGTAACGCCGCGCACGGTGCGGCGGCTGTCGCCAGGCTTGCTGGGGCTGGCTGCCGTGGCGCTTCTGGCCGTGGTCGTCACCGTCTGGCTGGCTAATCGCCACAGTGCCACACCGGATGTCGTTAATAACCCGGCAGCCGCAACGCAGGCACCCGCATCAACCCCGCCAGCCGCCGCCGTGCCTGCCGCGCTGGCGACGGTTTATCTTAAGCTGGAGAGCGGTGAAAGCGTGGTGCTGAATGGACAGCCGGTTGAGGTCAAACCTGGCAGCAGCGGATTTGCCGCGCTGAATCTGGCGGCGGGACAGTATAAAATTGACGTTAAAAATGGCAGTGAGCTGCACACGCAATCTCTGACGATTGATAAGCCGGGCACCTGGCTGATTAATCCTGGCAACTAG